The Lycium barbarum isolate Lr01 chromosome 11, ASM1917538v2, whole genome shotgun sequence genome contains the following window.
GCTCATATCTTTTACGGATCCACTCTGCATCGTCCAACTCAGCTTCATGTATTATccgaagtgaagggatttctacctTGGCTGGTATCACTGCTTCAGTGCCATATACTAATAGGTATGGGGTGGCTCCAGTCGAAGTCCTGGCCGTAGTGCGGTATCCCAGCAATGCATAAGGCAGTTGTTCATTCCAggctttgtagttatcaatcatctttcggaGGATTTTCTGGATGTTTTTGTTGGCATCTTCTACAGCCCCATTCATTTGTGATTGATATGCGATTGAATTCTGGTGGGTGATCCGAAATTGCGCACACGTGTCTCTCATCAAGTGGCTATTCAAGTTAGCCCCgttgtctgttatgattgattctgggataccaaatcggcatatgatgttgttgcgcacaaagTCCGTGACCACTTTCTTTATCACCGATGAATAAAatgttgcttccacccacttggtgaagtagtctatagTGACCAAGATGAAGCAATTTTTGTTCGACACAGCtggctcaattggtcctatgacatccatgccccaagcggcaAATGGCCAAGGTGATGTTATAGCATTTAGTTTTGTCGGAGGGACttttatcaagtctccatgaatcTGACACTTGTGGCACTTCTGTACAAATTTGCTACAGTcattttccatggtcatccagtaataacctgttctTAAACTTTTCTTTGCTAgtacgaacccattcatgtgaggcccgcaGGTTCCAGTATGCACCTCTTCAATCAATTTTGTAGCTTCAGAATCAACACGCCTAAGCAATACCAAATCTGGAGTTCTTTTGTATAAGACATTCTTGTTGGGGGAGAAGCCATTTGCTAATTTCTTGATAGTCCTCTTCTGATTTAaggtgattccttcgggatattcTCCTTCCTCTAAGAGCATTTTAATGTCAATataccaaggttttccatcagtctcAGCTTCTACAAAAGCATAGTGGACTGGCTGATCTTTAATTTCAATTTTGACTggatcaatgtatctactgtcgggatgctggatcatggatg
Protein-coding sequences here:
- the LOC132619806 gene encoding uncharacterized protein LOC132619806, with the translated sequence MIQHPDSRYIDPVKIEIKDQPVHYAFVEAETDGKPWYIDIKMLLEEGEYPEGITLNQKRTIKKLANGFSPNKNVLYKRTPDLVLLRRVDSEATKLIEEVHTGTCGPHMNGFVLAKKSLRTGYYWMTMENDCSKFVQKCHKCQIHGDLIKVPPTKLNAITSPWPFAAWGMDVIGPIEPAVSNKNCFILVTIDYFTKWVEATFYSSNSIAYQSQMNGAVEDANKNIQKILRKMIDNYKAWNEQLPYALLGYRTTARTSTGATPYLLVYGTEAVIPAKVEIPSLRIIHEAELDDAEWIRKRYEQLALIDEKRMIAVCHGQLYQRRMARAFNKCVRTMVFQIGELVLK